The genomic DNA GACACCTGTCGGGTATCTTCGTTGATGGTATAGCCTAGCTTCCCCAACTCACTCTCGGCTCTTTCAATAACCTCCAAGTTAGTGTCTCGTCATGGCTCGTTTCTTTGCCCTTGCAAGGACCACATTCTACTTTCTAGTATCGCTAGCTTGGATTATCTGCTTGATGTGGGTCAGATACGTGCATTCGTTCTCCTGCCCCAAGATTACAACTCAAGCCGCAGCCACACCAACTCGTACCTGTCGATGAACGTGCGCGCCGCCTCACGAAACCCCAGCTTGTGGTACAGGCAGATGGCGGGCTTCTGTGGGGTGGTTGTGCTGAGTACCAGGTTGCGGATTTCGTGGTGGCGACACCAGTCGATGGCGACCTCTGTTAGCCGGGTGCCGATGCCCTGTCTCCAGGTGTCCTCGGCGACTCGCATCAGACGTAGCTCCGCGACGTCGTCACGCAGGCGCAGTTCCAGGCTCAGGTAGTCTGGGAGCCGTACTGCACCTGGTCTTCTACGATCTCAATAGCACGTGGACGGTCGAGGTCCACACCGTGACGAAGGCGTCCACGAACAGTGACGAGTCGAAATGGCTGTGGACTAGATAGTTTGCGGCGTACCTGTTCGGCAGGTTGGCCGTCTTGTGAAATGTTCGTTCTCATCTTCAGAGGGTAACATGGTTTCGCCAGACCAGACCTACGATCCCAACCTGTTCAAAAGCCCGTCGTTCCGGCGAAGGCCGGATGGGGGCGTCCTTCGACAGGCTCAGGATGAACGAAGGCGGGCAAGATGCCCGCGCTCCAAATAGGAGTGCCTACTAATCTGGGACAGGCTCATGAACCTCTCCATCATCATCCCGGCCTTTAACGAGGTGGACTACCTTCCGGCCACGCTGGACTCGATTCGGCGGGCGTCGGAGCGTCTGCGTGACCGGGCTGACGTTGGTGTGGAGGTGATCGTCGTCGACAACAACAGCACGGACGACACTACGGCAGTAGCTGAGGATCAGGGTGCGACGGTGGTCGGTGAGCCGGTGCAGGGCATCGGGAGGGCGCGCAATTGTGGGGCGAGCGTTGCGGAGGGCGATGTGCTGGTGTTCGTGGATGCGGATGTCATCGTGCCGGTCACGCTCCTGGAAGTCGTGCATGAGGTAATGAGCGACCCTGGGTGTATCGGAGGCGGTGTCGACGTGGAGTACCGTCCCCGGCGGCTGGTCATCAGGCTCTACCTGCGATGCTGGCGGCAGCTCGCGCGACTCACTGGGATGGTCCAGGGGGCCACGCAGTTCTGTCGCAGGAGCGCGTTCGACGCTGTCGGCGGCTACGACGAGAGTGTGTGGATCGGCGAGGACGTCGACTTCCT from Dehalococcoidia bacterium includes the following:
- a CDS encoding GNAT family N-acetyltransferase; this translates as MRVAEDTWRQGIGTRLTEVAIDWCRHHEIRNLVLSTTTPQKPAICLYHKLGFREAARTFIDRYELVWLRLEL
- a CDS encoding glycosyltransferase → MNLSIIIPAFNEVDYLPATLDSIRRASERLRDRADVGVEVIVVDNNSTDDTTAVAEDQGATVVGEPVQGIGRARNCGASVAEGDVLVFVDADVIVPVTLLEVVHEVMSDPGCIGGGVDVEYRPRRLVIRLYLRCWRQLARLTGMVQGATQFCRRSAFDAVGGYDESVWIGEDVDFLWSLKKLARGTGQRVQVVRKPRVLPSTRRFDKMPVWKVLLFTNPLFIALFRRWKAAWADWYKRPVR